The proteins below are encoded in one region of Candidatus Eisenbacteria bacterium:
- a CDS encoding type II/IV secretion system protein: MTERRTITAKGGGRLGERLVERGCISEAQLSLALKEQERTGGRIGEILVALGFTTEQEITSSLANQAGLEQVQLSEFEPNKEALALLDESFCRERSLLPLDVDANLFRVAMANSFDVLTVDEVSQLTGRAVEALAAPESEVLAALDRAFGVDVRKSLDALVEEAAKASRSSRHQEIHGIVSEQPVVRLVDAIIREAVRRGATDVHVEPEVRIVRTRNRIDGVLVSAITLPLELRTAVTARIKLLADLDIAETRLPQDGKITAEVDRRQIMIRVSTLPTIHGENVVMRLLDKSKVVVGLEDLGFADQNLGAFSSAIQRASGIILVTGPTGSGKTTTLYAALKAINTMDRKIATLEDPVEYELPVVRQSQVNVQAGFTFAKGLRALLRQDPDVILVGEMRDAETVETALRAAMTGHLVLSTLHTNSAIGAIARLLDMGVEPFLLGSTLVAVVAQRLVRRLCVDCREPDPAPDPILLSALGLSEGEATALYRARGCKRCGGTGYRGRRAVAEVLTVTPAVGHALVAGGAAEAIGAAARREGMVSMLDEARRMVISGETSVAEALRHTWDNDQGLLMAKTNSVES; the protein is encoded by the coding sequence ATGACGGAACGGCGCACCATTACGGCGAAGGGCGGGGGACGCCTCGGGGAGCGGCTCGTCGAACGGGGCTGCATCTCCGAGGCGCAGCTCTCGCTTGCCCTGAAAGAGCAAGAGAGAACGGGCGGCCGGATCGGCGAGATCCTGGTCGCGCTCGGTTTCACCACCGAACAGGAGATCACTTCCAGTCTGGCCAACCAGGCCGGCCTGGAACAGGTGCAGCTGAGCGAGTTCGAGCCGAACAAGGAGGCGCTCGCCCTTCTCGACGAGTCCTTCTGCCGGGAGCGATCCCTTCTCCCGCTTGACGTGGACGCCAATCTCTTCCGCGTCGCCATGGCCAACTCCTTCGACGTGTTGACCGTGGACGAGGTGAGCCAACTCACCGGGAGGGCGGTGGAGGCGCTGGCGGCGCCGGAGTCGGAGGTGCTGGCGGCGTTGGACCGGGCCTTCGGCGTGGACGTCCGCAAGTCTCTCGACGCGCTCGTGGAGGAGGCGGCGAAGGCGAGCCGCTCCTCCCGCCATCAAGAGATCCACGGCATCGTCAGCGAGCAACCGGTGGTGCGCCTGGTGGACGCCATCATCCGCGAGGCGGTGCGCCGGGGGGCGACCGACGTGCATGTCGAGCCGGAGGTGCGGATCGTCCGCACCAGGAACCGGATCGACGGCGTCCTCGTCTCGGCGATCACCCTCCCTCTGGAACTCCGGACCGCCGTGACCGCGAGGATCAAACTGCTGGCCGATCTGGATATCGCCGAAACGCGCCTTCCCCAGGACGGCAAGATCACCGCCGAGGTGGACCGGCGCCAGATCATGATCCGGGTTTCCACGCTCCCCACGATCCACGGCGAGAACGTGGTGATGCGCCTTCTCGACAAGAGCAAGGTCGTGGTCGGTCTCGAGGACCTGGGCTTCGCCGATCAAAACCTGGGGGCTTTCTCCTCCGCCATCCAGCGCGCGTCCGGGATCATCCTGGTGACGGGACCCACCGGATCGGGGAAGACCACCACGCTCTACGCGGCGCTCAAGGCGATCAACACGATGGATCGCAAGATCGCCACCCTCGAGGATCCGGTGGAGTACGAACTGCCGGTGGTCCGCCAGTCGCAGGTGAACGTGCAGGCCGGTTTCACATTCGCCAAAGGGCTCCGGGCGCTGCTCCGCCAGGACCCGGACGTGATTCTCGTCGGCGAGATGCGCGACGCCGAGACGGTGGAAACCGCGCTCCGCGCCGCCATGACCGGCCACCTGGTGCTCTCCACGCTGCACACCAACTCGGCGATCGGGGCGATCGCCAGGCTGCTCGACATGGGGGTGGAACCCTTCCTGCTCGGCAGCACGCTGGTGGCGGTGGTGGCGCAGCGGCTGGTCCGCCGTCTCTGCGTCGATTGCCGCGAGCCGGATCCCGCGCCGGATCCGATCCTGCTGAGCGCCCTCGGCCTTTCGGAGGGAGAGGCGACCGCTCTCTATCGCGCCCGCGGCTGCAAACGGTGCGGCGGAACGGGATACCGCGGCCGGCGCGCCGTGGCGGAGGTGCTGACCGTCACCCCCGCGGTGGGGCACGCTCTCGTGGCCGGCGGTGCGGCGGAGGCGATCGGCGCGGCGGCGAGGCGCGAGGGGATGGTGAGCATGCTCGACGAGGCGCGCCGCATGGTGATCAGCGGTGAGACGTCGGTCGCGGAGGCGCTCCGCCACACATGGGATAACGACCAAGGTCTCTTGATGGCCAAGACGAATTCGGTTGAATCATGA
- a CDS encoding type II secretion system protein GspG, producing MRSRSVRRSQGFTLVEIVAVIGVIAILAAVMVPTIVKHLEDSKTVRAQKDAEMIATSVTDFYKDTGRWPTRNTKGEYEVELLQNANGTAPTLGTKVTGWGKLNVTDSYDNQLVDNKPGGKNKNKYDVTGENRWNGPYAIKMKTDPWGRQYWCNVASLHPTVMAAGNAPVWIISAGPDGVLDTDTDDTDVQGDDVGFLIKR from the coding sequence ATGCGCAGCAGGAGCGTGCGTCGAAGCCAGGGTTTCACTCTTGTCGAGATCGTCGCCGTGATCGGCGTGATCGCGATCCTCGCCGCGGTGATGGTCCCCACCATCGTCAAGCATCTCGAGGATTCCAAAACGGTTCGGGCCCAGAAGGACGCGGAGATGATCGCCACGTCCGTCACCGATTTCTACAAGGACACGGGGCGTTGGCCGACCCGGAACACCAAGGGCGAGTACGAGGTGGAACTGCTCCAGAACGCCAACGGCACCGCGCCCACCCTCGGCACGAAGGTTACGGGTTGGGGGAAGCTGAACGTCACGGACAGCTATGACAACCAGCTCGTGGACAACAAGCCGGGCGGCAAGAACAAGAACAAGTACGACGTCACCGGTGAAAACCGCTGGAACGGTCCCTATGCGATCAAGATGAAGACCGATCCGTGGGGGCGCCAGTACTGGTGCAACGTCGCCAGCCTTCATCCGACCGTTATGGCGGCCGGAAACGCTCCGGTCTGGATCATCTCGGCCGGTCCCGACGGCGTGCTCGACACGGACACGGACGACACGGATGTCCAGGGGGACGACGTGGGTTTCCTGATCAAGCGTTAG
- a CDS encoding redoxin domain-containing protein → MRGRIAGSASVLFLVLVVSAGAPAAVCAAEDGERVAFYMACAEPDPGARARAMIGFLEEYPDGPWSDRVRTLLFGVAASGGWRESENRPADGSLQRAVEREAAAFLAEDGNDPDRVLIVAEAYLRSGVRAEEALALARRGGALAEESERPADIPLRSWGRMKRERIARSHYLAGLAEVSRDDYDAAAESFRLAEDVFRSDPRFREEYARALVALGRVGMRPEDLLDERTAAMEAIGAEDATERIENFERYLLLHPDGPKATEIGIRLVEDYLGTPAPNRGVALATRIAGETEDPEVLSALCFLLAESGQGTAEAVRLGARAKETLREWIQDPGTEASVLPDLNAAYLMIRDGYGWALFRDGRTGEALEELRAAAESDFPRVLYHYGAALLEAGKAFDAVDPLVRARDGGEEEAGPLLDRIVERDSALREEVEHRTTRAEAVRKRDALAEPDPRPAPDFSLVSLDGETVALEDLRGGAAVIVFWTTWCEPCREMLPHLQAVADEYRDRNVRFLTIDTDRDFWLVRPYLRDEKIGITTLLTAGEPDWEETARAFRLSALPTVYWIDEEGRIRFVSDEYDGNGHAFRNTIRWRLDRLLSR, encoded by the coding sequence ATGAGAGGGAGAATCGCGGGATCGGCGTCGGTCCTTTTCCTGGTCCTCGTCGTTTCGGCGGGCGCACCGGCGGCCGTCTGCGCGGCGGAGGACGGAGAGAGGGTCGCTTTCTACATGGCATGCGCGGAGCCGGATCCCGGCGCCCGCGCCCGCGCGATGATCGGCTTTCTGGAGGAATACCCGGATGGCCCCTGGAGCGACCGCGTGCGCACCCTGCTCTTCGGTGTGGCGGCGAGCGGCGGTTGGCGGGAGTCGGAGAACCGGCCGGCGGACGGTTCTCTCCAGCGCGCCGTGGAGCGCGAGGCGGCGGCTTTCCTCGCCGAAGACGGGAACGATCCCGATCGCGTGTTGATCGTCGCCGAGGCGTACCTCCGCTCCGGCGTTCGCGCCGAAGAGGCGCTCGCCCTCGCCCGGCGGGGGGGTGCCCTCGCCGAGGAGTCGGAAAGGCCCGCCGACATACCGCTCCGCTCATGGGGGCGGATGAAGCGGGAACGGATCGCCCGCTCCCACTATCTGGCCGGCTTGGCCGAAGTATCGCGCGACGATTACGACGCGGCGGCCGAGTCTTTCCGGCTCGCCGAGGACGTGTTCCGCAGCGATCCCCGTTTCCGTGAGGAGTACGCCCGCGCGCTGGTCGCCCTCGGCCGGGTCGGGATGAGGCCGGAGGATCTTTTGGACGAGCGCACCGCCGCCATGGAGGCGATCGGAGCGGAGGACGCGACGGAGCGGATCGAAAACTTCGAACGCTATTTGCTTCTTCATCCGGACGGTCCGAAAGCGACGGAGATCGGCATCCGTCTCGTCGAGGATTATCTGGGCACGCCGGCGCCGAACCGGGGCGTGGCCTTGGCGACGCGCATCGCCGGAGAGACCGAGGATCCCGAGGTGCTTTCGGCCCTCTGTTTCCTTCTGGCCGAGTCGGGGCAAGGGACGGCGGAGGCGGTTCGTCTGGGCGCGCGCGCCAAGGAGACCCTCCGGGAGTGGATCCAGGACCCGGGCACGGAGGCGTCCGTCCTGCCCGATCTGAACGCCGCCTATCTCATGATCCGCGACGGTTACGGCTGGGCGCTTTTCCGAGACGGCCGGACCGGTGAGGCGTTGGAGGAACTGCGGGCCGCGGCGGAGAGCGATTTCCCGCGCGTTCTCTATCATTACGGCGCGGCGCTTCTCGAGGCGGGGAAGGCTTTCGACGCCGTCGATCCTCTCGTCCGCGCGCGGGACGGCGGCGAGGAGGAGGCGGGGCCGCTTCTGGATCGGATCGTCGAGAGGGATTCGGCCCTCCGCGAGGAGGTGGAACACCGGACTACGCGGGCGGAAGCGGTTCGCAAACGGGACGCACTCGCCGAGCCGGATCCTCGTCCGGCGCCCGATTTCTCTCTCGTTTCGTTGGACGGCGAAACGGTCGCTCTCGAGGACCTTCGCGGCGGAGCGGCGGTGATCGTCTTCTGGACCACTTGGTGCGAACCATGCCGGGAGATGCTCCCGCACCTGCAGGCGGTCGCCGACGAGTACCGGGACCGGAACGTCCGTTTCCTCACGATCGACACGGACCGGGACTTCTGGCTCGTGCGTCCTTACCTGCGGGACGAGAAGATCGGCATCACCACGCTTCTCACCGCCGGCGAGCCCGACTGGGAAGAGACGGCGCGCGCCTTCCGGCTGAGCGCCCTCCCCACGGTCTACTGGATCGATGAAGAGGGGAGGATCCGTTTCGTGTCGGATGAGTACGACGGAAACGGACACGCGTTTCGGAACACGATTCGCTGGAGGTTGGACAGACTCCTCTCGCGATGA
- the sppA gene encoding signal peptide peptidase SppA, producing MSRRKTVLIVLVLAAVLFILAAGAVGALYVVFFRPSAPGISDESVLVIDLTEPIEERAEETLWAALHRSRPVNLVAASRLIRRAADDDRIGRAVLLVGPSPGFGWAAAAEIRGAVAFFRDSGKPVDAYIDAADDLGYSIAAEADRVFLSPSGLLLVDGLYGRVFFYKNLLGRADIRFDEIHAGSYKSAPESFTRESISGPAREQMDALLDDLFDEYLGAIAGARGSDAGWARRAVDDGPYLLPERAVEAGLADSVLALPDFERAAGIDEEGKSLTLAEYGKGSADGFRFGGAEFALIHVVGEILPGPDRREPVGGPIAGAETIIGAIREAAENDRYDAILLRVSSPGGSVGASDAIREEVVRAREKKPVVVSMGDVAASGAYWIASGADGIVAQPATITGSIGVFLLRPVLERFYERFGVGREEFLRGEHADIFSTPRAWNEEEKERIGRGIDGMYSLFLERVAEGRGMSVARVDSLAGGRVWSGKASYNNGLVDRIGGFDVAVRFAAELTGIDPDARVRLHLLPAERSLIERIREGDWGIARAGEDATISILESYGLPSAEILPFGPEGGPLRARIPYRISIR from the coding sequence GTGTCACGACGGAAAACCGTTCTGATCGTTCTCGTCCTCGCCGCCGTTCTCTTCATCCTCGCCGCCGGCGCCGTGGGCGCTCTCTATGTGGTATTTTTCCGCCCCTCCGCGCCGGGGATCAGCGACGAATCGGTGCTCGTCATCGACCTGACCGAACCGATAGAGGAGAGAGCGGAAGAGACGCTCTGGGCCGCCCTTCACCGTTCACGACCGGTGAACCTGGTCGCGGCTTCCCGTCTGATCCGGCGGGCGGCGGACGACGACCGGATCGGGAGGGCGGTGCTTCTGGTCGGTCCGTCCCCCGGCTTCGGCTGGGCCGCCGCCGCCGAGATCCGCGGAGCGGTCGCCTTCTTCCGCGATTCCGGCAAACCGGTAGACGCCTACATCGACGCCGCCGACGACCTGGGCTATTCCATCGCCGCCGAGGCGGATCGGGTGTTCCTCTCTCCGAGCGGCCTCCTGCTCGTGGACGGCCTCTACGGCCGCGTGTTCTTCTACAAAAACCTCCTCGGAAGGGCGGACATCCGGTTCGACGAGATTCACGCCGGATCCTACAAATCCGCGCCCGAAAGCTTTACGCGCGAATCGATTTCCGGGCCGGCGCGTGAGCAGATGGACGCGCTTCTCGACGATCTGTTCGATGAATACCTGGGGGCGATCGCCGGGGCGCGGGGATCGGACGCCGGATGGGCGCGCAGGGCGGTGGACGACGGGCCCTACCTTCTCCCCGAGCGAGCGGTGGAGGCCGGGCTGGCCGACTCGGTCCTCGCCCTGCCGGATTTCGAGCGGGCCGCAGGCATCGACGAAGAGGGGAAATCCCTCACCCTCGCGGAGTACGGGAAGGGGTCGGCCGACGGTTTCCGCTTCGGAGGCGCGGAGTTCGCGTTGATCCACGTGGTCGGCGAGATCCTCCCCGGGCCGGACCGCCGGGAACCGGTCGGCGGTCCGATCGCCGGCGCGGAAACGATCATCGGGGCGATCCGGGAGGCCGCCGAGAACGACCGTTACGACGCGATCCTTCTCCGAGTCTCCAGCCCGGGAGGATCGGTCGGCGCTTCCGACGCGATCCGCGAGGAAGTGGTCCGCGCGAGGGAGAAGAAACCGGTGGTGGTCTCCATGGGAGACGTGGCCGCCTCGGGCGCGTATTGGATCGCCTCCGGCGCCGACGGGATCGTCGCCCAACCGGCCACCATCACCGGGTCGATCGGCGTTTTCCTCCTCCGCCCCGTCCTGGAACGCTTTTATGAGCGTTTCGGCGTGGGGCGAGAAGAGTTCCTCCGCGGGGAGCACGCCGATATCTTCTCCACGCCCCGGGCATGGAACGAGGAGGAGAAGGAGAGGATCGGCCGCGGAATCGACGGAATGTACTCTCTCTTTCTCGAGCGGGTCGCCGAGGGGCGCGGGATGAGCGTCGCGCGGGTCGATTCTCTCGCCGGCGGAAGGGTTTGGAGCGGCAAGGCGAGTTATAACAACGGGTTAGTGGACAGAATCGGCGGATTCGACGTGGCGGTCCGTTTCGCCGCCGAATTGACGGGGATCGATCCGGACGCCCGCGTGCGTCTCCATCTCCTCCCCGCGGAGCGGTCGCTGATCGAACGCATCCGTGAGGGGGACTGGGGGATCGCGCGCGCCGGCGAAGACGCAACCATATCTATATTAGAAAGTTATGGTCTGCCCTCCGCCGAAATCCTCCCATTCGGGCCGGAGGGTGGGCCCCTTCGGGCCCGCATCCCCTACCGCATCTCGATCCGCTGA
- a CDS encoding type II secretion system F family protein → MKVFRYEAVATDGSPVRGEIAARDDSTVRASLGERALTLLELKERKRRRIDLGRRGGGEDERIEFTRSMGSLVNAGIPLLQVLEDLRGQSESRTYRDLLGDVIVRIEGGGSVSESLAAHPEIFDDLYINIVRAGEESGKLPLAFDSLTEHLERSKAMKQELRRAFSYPVTVLAALLGFAALLTFFVFPRLEGLFETLEVGVPLPTRILLAVGGVGSRLLPAVLAAVFLGAIGWPRLRRYPPFRMLTDRIALNLPILGRIVKMAAFSRMAGTLATLLASGISLERALDLSQSSTGNRVIGRAIGAVLDWIRAGETFSGALARSGRFPQVVVRMAMVGESSGDLPGMLSNLSQHYDREMPNLFRKTIAAMTPLLIVGLVVMVGFAALAVFMPLMEVTSAIH, encoded by the coding sequence ATGAAAGTATTCCGGTACGAGGCGGTGGCGACAGACGGCAGTCCGGTGCGGGGGGAGATCGCCGCGCGGGACGACTCGACGGTGCGCGCGTCTCTCGGCGAGCGCGCCCTGACCCTTCTGGAGTTGAAGGAGCGAAAACGCCGCCGGATCGACCTGGGGCGACGGGGAGGCGGCGAAGACGAACGGATCGAATTCACCCGCTCCATGGGGAGCCTGGTCAACGCCGGAATCCCGCTTCTTCAGGTGCTGGAAGACCTCCGCGGCCAGAGCGAGAGCCGGACCTATCGGGACCTCCTCGGCGACGTGATCGTTCGGATCGAGGGAGGAGGTTCGGTTTCGGAATCCCTCGCCGCCCACCCGGAGATTTTCGACGATTTATACATAAACATAGTGCGCGCCGGCGAGGAGAGCGGGAAGCTCCCTCTCGCCTTCGATTCGCTGACGGAGCATCTGGAGCGGTCCAAGGCGATGAAACAGGAACTGCGCCGCGCCTTCTCCTACCCGGTCACGGTGCTCGCCGCCCTTCTCGGCTTCGCGGCCCTCCTCACCTTCTTCGTCTTCCCCCGGTTGGAGGGACTCTTCGAGACGCTGGAGGTGGGGGTCCCGCTCCCGACGCGGATCCTTCTCGCCGTCGGAGGCGTCGGCTCGCGGCTGTTGCCGGCCGTTCTCGCGGCGGTCTTCCTGGGAGCGATCGGCTGGCCACGGCTCCGCCGCTACCCCCCTTTCCGCATGCTGACGGACCGGATCGCCCTCAACCTCCCGATCCTCGGGAGGATCGTGAAGATGGCGGCCTTCTCCCGCATGGCGGGGACGCTCGCCACGCTCCTCGCGTCGGGGATCTCGCTGGAGCGCGCACTCGACCTCTCCCAGAGCAGCACGGGAAACCGAGTGATCGGGCGCGCAATCGGCGCCGTGCTCGACTGGATCCGCGCGGGGGAGACCTTTTCCGGCGCCCTCGCGCGGTCGGGGCGTTTCCCGCAAGTGGTGGTGAGGATGGCGATGGTGGGCGAATCGAGCGGCGACCTGCCCGGCATGCTGTCGAACCTTTCGCAGCACTACGACCGGGAGATGCCGAATCTGTTCCGAAAGACGATCGCGGCCATGACGCCTCTCCTGATCGTGGGGTTGGTGGTGATGGTCGGATTCGCCGCGCTCGCGGTTTTTATGCCGCTCATGGAGGTCACCTCGGCGATCCACTGA